The genomic DNA CTGTTTTCAAAAATATTTCCGGATCAGGTTTTCCATTAAGAACTTCATCTCCGTACATTGTCAGGTCAAAATATTTCATTGCACCTGATTCGTTTAAAAGTCTCTCGGCTTTTACACGACGGCTTGATGTTGCTACTGCCATTTTCATGTTAATGCTTTTTAGAAAATCAAGCATTTTGAACAATCCTTTTTTTACTGGAACTCCTGTTTCATCAAAATAATCCGAGTATTTTTTGTCCAATATTTTCCAAAATTCGGCAAACGGAAAATTTTCATAACCCTCTGCCTTAAAAATTTCTAAAGCCCATTTGTGATTAGTTCCCACAGTTTTTCTCAAAATATCTTCTTTTACATTGTACCCCAGATCTTTTGCAGCACCCGGAGCAAATTTCAGGTACATCATTTCTGTATCAAACATCAGTCCGTCCATATCAAATATTACCAATTCCACACTTTCCATCATTTTTTCGCCCTCTCCTGCTATATTTTTTTGTAATAATAGTTATATTATACACCATTTATTATGAAAATTATTATTATTATTACTTTTTAATTTATATATTATATATATTTTGTGACTACTTGTACTTAATAATTGTATATGTTATTATAAAATAAAAAGAAATTGTGAGGTGCCTATGAATTACAAAAGTACAAGAAATAATGAAAAAACTGTGAATTCCAGCTATGCAGTCCTTCACGGACTTGCCGGAGACGGCGGGCTTTATATTCCCGAAAATCTTCCTTCAGTTGATCTGAATTATGACATTCTAAAAGATATGTCTTATCAGGAGACCGCTTTTTATGTTTTAAAGGAATTTTTTCCGGATTTGGGTGATGAGGAGCTGAAGAAATCAATAAATAACGCTTATAACACTGATACCTTCAATACGCCGGAAATAGCTCCGGTAGCTAAACTTGATCAAAATATAAGCCTTACGGAGCTTTTTCATGGAAGAACACTGGCATTTAAGGATCTTGCTCTTTCACTGTTTCCTTATCTGCTTACAGCTTCTAAAAAAGCAGAGAATGAAAAAAATGATATACTTATACTTACTGCCACTTCCGGTGATACTGGAAAAGCTGCTCTCGAAGGATTCCGTGATGTTCCCGGCATCAAAATCATTGTATTTTATCCTAAAAACGGTGTAAGTCCTATGCAGGAAGATCAAATGAGAAAACAACTCGGCGGTAATGTAGATATTGTTGCTATTGAAGGAAATTTTGATGATGCACAGTCTGCCGTAAAAGATATTTTTTCCAGTCAGGAATTTAAAAATTTATGTCAGGAAAATAATACGACT from Sebaldella termitidis ATCC 33386 includes the following:
- a CDS encoding HAD family hydrolase; the encoded protein is MMESVELVIFDMDGLMFDTEMMYLKFAPGAAKDLGYNVKEDILRKTVGTNHKWALEIFKAEGYENFPFAEFWKILDKKYSDYFDETGVPVKKGLFKMLDFLKSINMKMAVATSSRRVKAERLLNESGAMKYFDLTMYGDEVLNGKPDPEIFLKTADNLKTEYGKCLVFEDSINGIKAAHSAGMIPVMIPDTIEPTEEVNKIIYKTYSSLEDAIQIFNKE